A single genomic interval of Coccidioides posadasii str. Silveira chromosome 1, complete sequence harbors:
- the PRP22 gene encoding DEAH-box ATP-dependent RNA helicase prp22 (EggNog:ENOG410PGGT~COG:A~BUSCO:663at33183), translated as MDDLQSLELLSLVSRVTTELQNHLGINDKTLAEFVIDQHLKCGGSFKEFKGSLEGMGAEFPQSLMESIDRLVLAMHPKYKLKQNATDKHSSERENGNGAKINDIEMKAKVFKALAMPDKAPQWEDGDYTKPGEISRNDAGADVLDDTFAMLEGLAAKARGKGDGAKSRKRSRSPSSDDYDRGTRRREKYRSRSRSRSGERRYRRDEDVAHERSGTKYGGRNDRYRDDYKDRRGRRGRDDDDYFRRPPTPELDERPILYKVYDGRVTGIKDFGAFVNLQGVRGKVDGLVHVSAMQDGARVNHPSDLVSRAQPVKVKVVSIQGSRIGLSMKEVDQVTGRDLVPQRRIASGANMERLDGTGADDRYGNLSSNVHVIEDDDDGKPLRNKKRLNSPERWEIKQLIASGAVSAADYPDIDEEYHATLRGEGDFEEEEDVDIEVKDEEPPFLAGQTKQSLELSPIRVVRAPDGSLNRAAMAGTNLAKERRELRQQEAQDKAAEQASQVDLNAQWQDPMIAPDQRKFASELRTAQKTDAIPEWKRVTQSKDVSYGKRTNLTIKQQRESLPVFKFRKQLLEAVHKNQLLIVVGDTGSGKTTQVTQYLAEAGFANDGMIGCTQPRRVAAVSVAKRVAEEVGCQLGQEVGYTIRFEDCSSPDTKIKYMTDGILQREILLDPDLKKYSVIMLDEAHERTIATDVLFGLLKKTIKRRPDLKLIVTSATLDAEKFSEYFNGCPIFTIPGRTFPVEIMYSREPETDYLDAALVTVMQIHLTEPEGDILLFLTGQEEIDTSCEILYERMKSLGPNVPELIILPVYSALPSEMQSRIFDPAPPGSRKVVIATNIAETSITIDHIYYVIDPGFVKQNAYDPKLGMDSLVVTPISQAQAKQRAGRAGRTGPGKCFRLYTEAAFQSEMLPTSIPEIQRQNLSHTILMLKAMGINDLLHFDFMDPPPTNTMLTALEELYALSALDDEGLLTRLGRKMADFPMEPALAKVLIASVDMGCSDEVLSIVAMLSVQNVFYRPKEKQQQADQKKSKFHDPHGDHLTLLNVYNAWKNSRYSNPWCFENFIQARQMRRAQDVRQQLVSIMERYHHKIVSCGRNTIKVRKALCSGFFRNSARKDPQEGYKTLIEGTPVYMHPSSSLFGKAAEHVIFHTLVLTTKEYMHCTTAIEPKWLVEAAPTFFKVAPTDRLSKRKKAERIQPLHNRFAGEDDWRLSAQRRQGRGGGGGTWG; from the exons ATGGACGACCTTCAGTCGCTGGAGCTTCTGTCTCTGGTTTCCAGAGTGACAACCGAGCTCCAGAACCATTTAGGAATCAACGACAAGACCCTCGCCGAGTTCGTAATCGACCAGCATCTAAAATGTGGCGGATCATTCAAGGAGTTCAAGGGCTCACTCGAGGGCATGGGGGCGGAATTCCCGCAGAGCTTGATGGAGAGTATCGATCGCTTGGTGCTGGCCATGCACCCGAAGTACAAGCTGAAGCAGAATGCGACGGACAAACACTCCTCCGAGCGGGAAAACGGCAACGGTGCGAAGATAAATGATATTGAGATGAAGGCAAAGGTGTTTAAAGCGTTGGCGATGCCGGATAAGGCACCCCAATGGGAAGATGGTGATTATACGAAGCCAGGAGAAATTTCGAGAAACGATGCCGGTGCAGACGTCCTAGACGATACCTTTGCGATGCTTGAAGGTCTGGCCGCGAAAGCCAGGGGCAAAGGGGATGGAGCTAAGAGTAGGAAGCGGAGCAGGAGCCCAAGTAGTGATGACTATGATCGAGGAACGCGGCGCCGAGAAAAGTACCGTTCCAGATCTAGGTCACGCAGCGGTGAACGGCGCTACAGGCGAGACGAAGATGTGGCCCACGAACGGTCAGGGACAAAGTATGGAGGAAGGAATGACAGATACAGAGACGACTATAAGGATCGAAGAGGGCGGAGAGGccgtgatgatgatgactaTTTCCGCAGACCTCCTACACCCGAACTTGACGAACGGCCGATCCTTTACAAGGTGTACGATGGACGAGTTACCGGTATAAAGGATTTTGGGGCCTTTGTCAATCTACAGGGTGTTAGAGGGAAGGTCGATGGACTTGTTCATGTTTCTGCAATGCAAGATGGTGCTAGGGTCAATCATCCGTCTGATCTGGTGTCGCGAGCACAGCCCGTCAAAGTCAAAGTCGTGTCTATACAAGGGTCCCGTATCGGCTTGTCTATGAAAGAAGTCGATCAAGTGACAGGGAGAGATCTTGTTCCTCAGAGACGTATCGCCTCCGGTGCAAATATGGAAAGACTCGATGGAACTGGAGCTGATGATCGCTATGGTAATTTAAGCTCCAACGTACATGTAATAGAGGATGATGACGACGGGAAGCCGCTAAGGAATAAAAAGCGCTTAAACTCGCCTGAAAGATGGGAGATTAAGCAACTCATTGCTTCTGGTGCCGTTTCGGCTGCAGATTATCCCGATATTGACGAAGAATATCACGCCACACTTAGGGGAGAAGgtgattttgaagaagaggaggatgTGGACATTGAAGTTAAGGATGAAGAACCGCCATTTTTAGCTGGACAAACCAAGCAATCGCTGGAGTTATCACCTATCCGTGTTGTCAGGGCACCTGATGGCTCGCTGAACCGAGCTGCAATGGCTGGGACAAACCttgcaaaagaaagaagggaaCTTCGCCAACAGGAGGCACAGGATAAGGCTGCAGAACAAGCCTCCCAAGTTGATTTAAATGCACAATGGCAAGACCCCATGATTGCGCCGGACCAAAGAAAATTTGCCTCCGAGTTGCGGACCGCACAGAAAACGGATGCAATTCCCGAATGGAAACGAGTTACCCAAAGTAAAGACGTTTCTTACGGAAAGAGAACGAACTTGACAATCAAACAGCAAAGAGAGAGTCTTCCAGTTTTCAAGTTCCGCAAACAACTGCTAGAGGCCGTCCACAAGAATCAGCTCTTGATTGTGGTCGGTGATACTGGCTCAGGAAAAACTACTCAAGTCACCCAATATCTTGCCGAAGCTGGGTTTGCAAATGATGGTATGATCGGATGTACGCAGCCTCGTCGAGTCGCTGCCGTTTCTGTTGCGAAACGTGTTGCGGAAGAGGTTGGTTGCCAACTGGGCCAGGAAGTTGGATACACTATTCGCTTTGAGGATTGCTCGAGCCCAGATACAAAGATCAAATATATGACAGACGGCATCCTTCAGAGAGAGATTCTTTTGGATCCGGACTTGAAAAAGTACTCCGTTATCATGCTTGACGAAGCACACGAGAGAACAATTGCTACAGATGTTCTTTTTGGGCTTCTGAAAAAGACTATTAAACGAAGACCGGATTTAAAGCTAATTGTTACATCCGCAACCCTCGATGCTGAGAAGTTCTCTGAATATTTCAACGGGTGCCCCATTTTTACAATACCAGGCCGGACGTTTCCTGTTGAGATCATGTATTCTCGCGAACCGGAAACAGATTATCTGGATGCTGCACTTGTCACAGTGATGCAAATTCACCTCACGGAGCCAGAAGGCGACATTTTACTCTTTCTAACTGGTCAGGAAGAAATTGACACGAGCTGCGAAATTTTGTACGAGAGAATGAAATCTCTTGGCCCAAATGTCCCGGAATTAATTATTCTTCCCGTCTATTCTGCTCTTCCCAGCGAGATGCAGAGTAGGATCTTCGATCCAGCACCTCCAGGAAGCAGGAAAGTGGTTATTGCGACGAATATCGCCGAAACATCCATTACTATAGACCACATTTATTATGTTATTGACCCTGGTTTTGTGAAGCAGAACGCTTATGATCCAAAATTAGGCATGGACTCACTTGTCGTGACTCCAATCTCTCAGGCACAGGCCAAGCAACGAGCAGGTCGTGCTGGAAGAACTGGCCCTGGTAAATGTTTTCGTCTATACACGGAGGCTGCATTCCAGTCCGAAATGTTACCAACTTCCATCCCCGAAATTCAACGCCAAAACCTATCTCATACTATCCTGATGCTAAAAGCTATGGGAATTAATGATTTACTTCACTTCGACTTCATGGACCCGCCGCCAACAAATACTATGCTTACAGCTCTTGAAGAACTATACGCCCTTTCGGCCCTTGACGACGAAGGCCTTTTGACCCGACTTGGCAGGAAAATGGCAGACTTCCCCATGGAACCAGCTCTCGCAAAAGTTCTCATCGCATCAGTCGATATGGGTTGCTCCGACGAGGTTCTAAGTATCGTAGCTATGCTTTCCGTCCAGAATGTTTTCTATCGTCCCAAAGAAAAACAGCAACAGGCCGACCAAAAAAAGTCCAAATTCCACGATCCGCATGGCGATCACCTTACTCTTCTCAATGTCTATAACGCCTGGAAAAATTCCCGGTACAGTAACCCTTGGTGCTTTGAAAACTTCATTCAAGCTCGGCAAATGCGGCGTGCACAGGACGTTCGCCAGCAACTAGTTAGTATCATGGAGAGATACCATCATAAGATTGTATCGTGCGGAAGGAACACGATCAAAGTTCGCAAAGCGTTATGTTCGGGATTCTTCAGGAATTCCGCGCGCAAGGATCCACAAGAGGGCTACAAGACTCTGATCGAAGGAACGCCGGTATACATGCATCCCAGCTCGTCGTTGTTTGGGAAGGCAGCGGAACACGTTATTTTCCATACACTGGTGCTGACAACGAAAGAATACATGCATTGTACAACTGCGATTGAGCCGAAG TGGCTCGTCGAAGCAGCACCGACGTTCTTCAAAGTCGCTCCAACTGACCGCCTGTCTAAACGGAAGAAGGCAGAACGTATCCAGCCACTCCATAACCGTTTTGCTGGCGAGGATGACTGGCGATTATCTGCTCAAAGACGACAGGGAagaggtggtggtggtggcacTTGGGGTTAA